The following proteins come from a genomic window of Microbacterium lemovicicum:
- a CDS encoding ABC transporter permease → MSEQTTTRAAAAPASAPEPSDRKSAASRLLSGSAGRNLGLVLALALIFVIGAVTAGDTFTSVPNILVILRQASIIGVVSIGMTFVIIAGGIDLSVGAVMGLASVVATLAVIQDVVDDTHWIVMVVIALAVGVFAGLINGIVIAYGKVVAFMATLAMLVAARGLAEILADRRTLVVEDRGFVSFFNSDFLGVDVLIWIFVLVSVAGWILLNRTTFGRRTVAIGGNREAARLAGINVRRHTVWLYVLAGLTAGIAAVMILGRTTAGTSTHGTLLELDAIAAVVVGGTLLIGGRGTITGTVFGVLIFATLQNVFVQNNLSSSVQAVAKGVIIVVAVLLQQRFARRGTRG, encoded by the coding sequence GTGAGCGAGCAGACCACCACCCGCGCCGCCGCAGCTCCTGCGTCCGCACCGGAGCCGTCCGATCGGAAGTCCGCCGCGTCGCGCCTGCTGTCCGGCTCCGCCGGACGCAACCTGGGCCTCGTCCTGGCGCTCGCCCTCATCTTCGTCATCGGGGCGGTGACGGCCGGCGACACGTTCACGAGCGTGCCGAACATCCTCGTCATCCTGCGCCAGGCCTCGATCATCGGCGTCGTCAGCATCGGCATGACCTTCGTCATCATCGCCGGCGGCATCGACCTCTCGGTGGGCGCCGTGATGGGGCTCGCCTCCGTGGTGGCCACCCTCGCCGTCATCCAGGACGTCGTCGATGACACGCACTGGATCGTGATGGTCGTCATCGCACTCGCCGTCGGCGTCTTCGCCGGCCTGATCAACGGCATCGTCATCGCCTACGGCAAGGTGGTCGCCTTCATGGCCACCCTCGCCATGCTCGTGGCCGCGCGCGGCCTCGCCGAGATCCTCGCCGACCGCCGCACGCTCGTCGTGGAGGACCGCGGATTCGTGTCGTTCTTCAACAGCGACTTCCTCGGCGTCGACGTGCTCATCTGGATCTTCGTGCTCGTCTCCGTCGCCGGCTGGATCCTCCTCAACCGCACGACCTTCGGCCGCCGCACCGTCGCCATCGGTGGCAACCGTGAAGCCGCCCGCCTCGCGGGCATCAACGTGCGCCGTCACACCGTCTGGCTCTACGTGCTCGCGGGGCTCACCGCCGGCATCGCCGCCGTGATGATCCTCGGCCGCACCACCGCCGGCACCTCGACCCACGGCACGCTCCTCGAGCTCGACGCGATCGCGGCCGTCGTGGTCGGCGGCACTCTCCTCATCGGCGGCCGCGGCACGATCACCGGCACCGTGTTCGGCGTGCTGATCTTCGCCACTCTGCAGAACGTCTTCGTGCAGAACAACCTCTCCTCCTCGGTGCAGGCCGTCGCGAAGGGCGTGATCATCGTGGTCGCCGTGCTCCTGCAGCAGCGCTTCGCCCGCCGCGGGACCCGTGGATGA
- a CDS encoding sugar ABC transporter ATP-binding protein: MTKSFAGVHALRGVDLSVRAGEVHCILGQNGAGKSTLIKVLAGVHRPDDGEIAWNGETVEIPSPQAGIELGIATMYQELDVVDGLTIAENIFLGHELARGGFSRRSQAAARTRELLQRLGHASLSPHTEVGSLSAANKQIVSMARALSHDIKLIIMDEPSAVLDTEEVKNLFSVVRELTGQGIAVVYITHRLEEIRQIGDRITVLKDGRSTANGLAVADTPTSELIRLMTGRTVENVFPAAVPVPADAPTMLEVDGLALSGVFADVSFSVRAGEIVGLAGLVGSGRSEILETVYGARRSTSGTVRVAGEPLRRGSVTAAVAAGVGLTPEERKSQGLVLEEPIFVNVTLSSVARFAKAGFLDERAERAVSREQIEALELRPADPDRAAATLSGGNQQKILLARWLVHGTRVLLLDEPTRGVDVGARTEIYALIRRLAAAGNAVVIVSSEIDEVLGLADTVLVIAEGRVLTTLPASQIDEHGVLDLVMKGAAA; the protein is encoded by the coding sequence GTGACCAAGAGCTTCGCCGGGGTGCACGCCCTCCGCGGAGTCGACCTGAGCGTCCGCGCGGGCGAGGTGCACTGCATCCTCGGGCAGAACGGCGCGGGCAAGTCGACGCTCATCAAGGTGCTCGCCGGCGTCCACCGACCCGACGACGGCGAGATCGCCTGGAACGGCGAGACGGTCGAGATCCCCTCGCCGCAGGCGGGCATCGAGCTGGGCATCGCGACGATGTACCAGGAGCTCGACGTCGTGGACGGCCTGACCATCGCCGAGAACATCTTCCTCGGCCACGAGCTGGCGCGCGGGGGCTTCAGCCGGCGCAGCCAGGCGGCCGCCCGCACGCGGGAGCTGCTGCAGCGCCTCGGTCACGCGAGCCTGTCCCCCCACACCGAGGTCGGATCCCTCAGCGCGGCGAACAAGCAGATCGTCAGCATGGCGCGTGCGCTGTCGCACGACATCAAGCTCATCATCATGGACGAGCCGTCGGCCGTGCTCGACACCGAGGAGGTCAAGAACCTCTTCTCCGTCGTGCGCGAGCTCACCGGTCAGGGCATCGCCGTCGTCTACATCACCCACCGCCTCGAGGAGATCCGGCAGATCGGCGACCGGATCACCGTCCTGAAGGACGGGCGCAGCACGGCGAACGGGCTCGCGGTGGCCGACACCCCGACATCCGAGCTCATCCGCCTGATGACGGGCCGCACCGTGGAGAACGTCTTCCCCGCGGCCGTCCCGGTGCCCGCCGACGCGCCGACGATGCTCGAGGTCGACGGCCTGGCGCTCTCCGGCGTCTTCGCGGACGTGTCGTTCTCCGTGCGCGCCGGCGAGATCGTGGGGCTGGCCGGGCTCGTCGGCTCGGGTCGCTCCGAGATCCTCGAGACGGTGTACGGAGCGCGTCGCTCGACCTCCGGCACCGTGCGTGTCGCCGGCGAGCCGCTGCGCCGCGGGTCGGTCACGGCCGCCGTCGCCGCGGGGGTCGGTCTGACGCCCGAGGAGCGCAAGAGCCAGGGGCTCGTCCTCGAGGAGCCGATCTTCGTCAACGTCACCCTCTCGTCGGTCGCGCGGTTCGCGAAGGCCGGGTTCCTCGACGAACGGGCCGAACGCGCCGTCTCGCGCGAGCAGATCGAGGCCCTCGAGCTGCGACCCGCCGACCCCGACCGCGCCGCCGCCACGCTGTCCGGCGGCAACCAGCAGAAGATCCTGCTGGCGCGCTGGCTCGTGCACGGCACCCGGGTGCTGCTGCTGGACGAACCGACCCGCGGGGTCGACGTCGGCGCGCGCACCGAGATCTACGCGCTGATCCGACGTCTCGCCGCCGCCGGCAACGCGGTCGTCATCGTCTCCAGCGAGATCGACGAGGTGCTCGGCCTCGCCGACACCGTGCTCGTCATCGCCGAGGGCCGCGTGCTCACCACCCTCCCCGCCAGCCAGATCGACGAGCACGGCGTGCTCGACCTCGTGATGAAAGGAGCTGCCGCGTGA
- a CDS encoding Gfo/Idh/MocA family protein has product MTDELRIAMIGHGFMGAAHSQGWRVAPRFFDLPLEPVMQVVVGRDADGVRASAAKWGWAESATDWREVIERPDIDVVDIVTPGDTHAEIAIAALRAGKHVLCEKPLANTVAEAQEMTDAAAAASGVRAMVGFTYRRVPAATFARDLVAAGRIGDIRQVRAEYLQDWLSDADAPLTWRLQKDRAGSGALGDIGAHAADLAEYITGQRLTSVSGILETLVTERPLLGEGVGLSGTASSERGAVTVDDVALFTGRLESGALASFEATRFRTGRKNALRIEVSGSLGALSFDLERLNELELYDATQPGTEQGFRRILVTEHDHPYLSPWWPTGHMLGYEHGFSHQVRDLVVAIADGTQPRPSFADGLHVQRVLDAVQRSSGAGSAWTPVD; this is encoded by the coding sequence ATGACCGACGAACTCCGCATCGCCATGATCGGACACGGCTTCATGGGCGCCGCCCATTCGCAGGGGTGGCGCGTGGCCCCCCGCTTCTTCGACCTCCCGCTCGAGCCGGTCATGCAGGTCGTGGTCGGCCGCGACGCCGACGGCGTCCGCGCCTCGGCGGCGAAGTGGGGCTGGGCCGAGTCCGCGACCGACTGGCGCGAGGTCATCGAGCGCCCCGACATCGACGTGGTCGACATCGTGACGCCCGGCGACACGCACGCCGAGATCGCGATCGCCGCTCTCCGCGCCGGCAAGCACGTCCTGTGCGAGAAGCCCCTCGCCAACACGGTGGCCGAGGCGCAGGAGATGACGGATGCCGCGGCCGCCGCATCCGGCGTGCGCGCCATGGTGGGCTTCACCTACCGCCGTGTGCCGGCGGCGACCTTCGCCCGTGACCTCGTGGCCGCCGGCCGCATCGGCGACATCCGCCAGGTGCGCGCCGAGTACCTCCAGGACTGGCTGTCCGACGCGGACGCGCCCCTCACCTGGCGCCTGCAGAAGGACCGCGCGGGCTCCGGCGCCCTCGGCGACATCGGCGCCCACGCCGCGGACCTCGCCGAGTACATCACCGGCCAGCGCCTCACCTCCGTCTCGGGCATCCTCGAGACCCTCGTCACCGAGCGCCCGCTGCTGGGCGAGGGGGTCGGCCTGTCGGGCACGGCCTCGTCCGAGCGCGGCGCCGTCACCGTCGACGACGTCGCCCTCTTCACCGGCCGGCTCGAGTCCGGTGCGCTCGCCTCCTTCGAGGCGACCCGCTTCCGCACGGGTCGCAAGAACGCGCTCCGCATCGAGGTGTCGGGATCGCTGGGCGCGCTGTCGTTCGACCTCGAGCGTCTCAACGAGCTGGAGCTCTACGACGCGACGCAGCCCGGCACCGAGCAGGGCTTCCGGCGCATCCTCGTGACCGAGCACGACCACCCCTACCTCTCCCCGTGGTGGCCGACGGGTCACATGCTCGGCTACGAGCACGGCTTCAGCCACCAGGTGCGCGATCTCGTCGTCGCCATCGCCGACGGGACGCAGCCCCGTCCGTCGTTCGCCGACGGCCTGCACGTGCAGCGGGTGCTCGACGCCGTGCAGCGCAGCTCCGGGGCCGGCAGCGCCTGGACGCCCGTCGACTGA
- a CDS encoding DUF2510 domain-containing protein, whose protein sequence is MTTTPPGWYDDAHGSVRWWDGERWTEHVHAPDAAASAPAQKPASKLWILWVVIGVVVLGFIVVAFTVIPLVIGLLAGGGADSDQDAAVAAVQGYDDAWQTADCDEFFAVTSADFRTSNELADCETFEATSENFQDSVIDYTVAVDDVTADGDTITVDTTETYTDAADEEAGPGSYAYRYVLVQDGDAWVIDGLQ, encoded by the coding sequence ATGACCACGACACCCCCCGGCTGGTACGACGACGCGCACGGCTCCGTGCGCTGGTGGGACGGCGAGCGCTGGACGGAGCACGTGCACGCTCCGGATGCCGCGGCATCCGCCCCCGCGCAGAAGCCGGCCTCCAAGCTCTGGATCCTGTGGGTGGTCATCGGCGTCGTCGTCCTCGGGTTCATCGTGGTCGCGTTCACGGTGATACCGCTCGTCATCGGTCTCCTCGCGGGCGGCGGAGCGGACTCCGATCAGGATGCCGCCGTCGCCGCCGTCCAGGGCTACGACGACGCCTGGCAGACGGCGGACTGCGACGAGTTCTTCGCGGTCACGTCGGCGGACTTCCGCACCTCGAACGAGCTGGCCGACTGCGAGACCTTCGAGGCGACGTCGGAGAACTTCCAGGACTCGGTGATCGACTACACCGTGGCCGTGGACGACGTCACCGCCGACGGCGACACGATCACCGTCGACACGACGGAGACCTACACCGACGCCGCCGACGAGGAGGCCGGGCCCGGCTCCTACGCCTACCGCTACGTCCTCGTCCAGGACGGCGACGCGTGGGTCATCGACGGTCTCCAGTGA
- a CDS encoding sugar ABC transporter ATPase, with product MSTPDDDAPVTVTDDVLPQPLRDGDTSVTADPADDPAQAEWDRTTALDEGASPDELDGVTGTGDDPDQIPSDDDQIPAADLPADVYLPETQGDDPVVAELGEDGEGDLSPEDL from the coding sequence ATGAGCACCCCCGACGATGACGCCCCCGTGACCGTCACCGATGACGTCCTGCCCCAGCCCCTCCGCGACGGCGACACGTCCGTGACCGCCGACCCCGCCGACGACCCGGCACAGGCGGAGTGGGACCGCACGACCGCCCTCGATGAGGGAGCCTCGCCCGACGAGCTGGACGGGGTGACCGGGACGGGTGACGACCCCGACCAGATCCCCTCGGACGACGACCAGATCCCCGCCGCCGATCTGCCGGCCGACGTCTACCTGCCCGAGACGCAGGGCGACGATCCGGTCGTGGCCGAACTCGGCGAGGACGGCGAAGGCGACCTGTCGCCCGAAGACCTCTGA
- the treS gene encoding maltose alpha-D-glucosyltransferase, producing the protein MDAPIERDPSEISYDEQRYPARPRRLRPRDQLRSGSLRRFVSDPRTANGTNPAYIEWLVRQSMLKDADVLARTLSGQPSMWRNPYARPDARRAIETSDVWFTAYPLSLITRAGESFLQALGDDRLWQAFEKIGINGLHTGPVKRAGGITGWQQTPSVDGHFDRISTQIDPDFGDEAAVRRLADVADSHGGSVIDDIVPGHTGKGADFRLAEMAYKDYPGIYHMIEIPPEDWNLLPEVPEGRDSVNLDPAQERELSERGYIIGELQRVIFYTPGVKETNWSATAAVTGTDGQDRRWVYLHYFKEGQPSINWLDPTFSGMRLVIGDALHSLGELGTSALRLDANGFLGVEKSTEGLPAWSEGHPLSQAANHIIAGMVRKVGGFTFQELNLTMEDIRDTGAVGADLSYDFVTRPAYHHALATGSTEFLRLALNTSLATGVEPVQLVHGLQNHDELTYELVHWATTHRDDVFEFRHGEVTGLELAQHIRAELTEVLTVGADYNLVFTQNGIACTTASLIAASQGRATLDDITDEDAASIRDAHLLLARYNAWQPGVFALSGWDLTGSLTLPAEEVRSLIATGDTRWIERGAHDLLDVDPDATRSAAGMPRARALYGALPAQLEDPHSFASGLRHVLDVRRAHGIAVATQVDIPQVAHPSMLVMVHRLDGGDAALEDAPLQITVLNFSPETIDGTVRSDSLVPRSGVIDAESGESVGRVDDLQSFPLQLGPYEGRFLIFEAPEPEELHPVTRAIHIIPTA; encoded by the coding sequence TTGGACGCCCCGATCGAACGCGACCCGAGTGAGATCAGCTACGACGAACAGCGCTATCCCGCGCGACCTCGTCGGCTGCGCCCACGGGATCAGCTGCGCAGCGGCAGTCTCCGCCGCTTCGTCTCCGACCCCCGCACGGCCAACGGCACGAACCCCGCCTACATCGAATGGCTCGTGCGCCAGTCGATGCTCAAGGATGCGGACGTGCTCGCGCGCACGCTGTCGGGTCAGCCGTCGATGTGGCGCAACCCCTACGCCCGCCCCGACGCGCGCCGCGCGATCGAGACGAGCGACGTGTGGTTCACCGCGTATCCGCTCTCGCTCATCACCCGCGCCGGCGAGTCCTTCCTGCAGGCGTTGGGCGACGACCGTCTCTGGCAGGCGTTCGAGAAGATCGGCATCAACGGCCTGCACACCGGTCCGGTGAAGCGCGCCGGCGGCATCACCGGCTGGCAGCAGACCCCGAGCGTCGACGGTCACTTCGACCGCATCAGCACGCAGATCGACCCCGACTTCGGCGATGAGGCGGCCGTCCGCCGACTGGCCGACGTCGCCGACTCGCACGGCGGCAGCGTCATCGACGACATCGTGCCCGGTCACACCGGCAAGGGCGCCGACTTCCGCCTCGCCGAGATGGCCTACAAGGACTACCCGGGCATCTACCACATGATCGAGATCCCGCCGGAGGACTGGAACCTCCTGCCGGAGGTGCCGGAGGGCCGGGACTCGGTCAACCTCGACCCGGCCCAGGAGCGCGAGCTCAGCGAGCGCGGCTACATCATCGGCGAGCTGCAGCGGGTCATCTTCTACACGCCCGGCGTCAAGGAGACGAACTGGAGCGCGACCGCCGCCGTCACCGGCACGGACGGTCAGGATCGCCGGTGGGTGTACCTGCACTACTTCAAGGAGGGCCAGCCCTCGATCAACTGGCTCGACCCGACGTTCTCGGGCATGCGCCTGGTGATCGGCGATGCCCTGCACTCCCTCGGCGAGCTGGGCACGAGCGCGCTGCGCCTCGACGCCAACGGCTTCCTCGGCGTGGAGAAGAGCACCGAGGGGCTTCCGGCGTGGTCGGAGGGGCACCCGCTCTCGCAGGCCGCGAACCACATCATCGCCGGCATGGTGCGCAAGGTCGGCGGGTTCACCTTCCAGGAGCTGAACCTCACGATGGAGGACATCCGCGACACCGGCGCCGTCGGCGCCGACCTCTCGTACGACTTCGTCACCCGCCCCGCCTACCACCACGCCCTCGCCACCGGCAGCACCGAGTTCCTGCGCCTCGCGCTGAACACGTCGCTGGCCACCGGGGTCGAGCCGGTGCAGCTCGTGCACGGCCTGCAGAACCACGACGAGCTCACCTACGAGCTCGTGCACTGGGCGACCACGCACCGCGACGACGTGTTCGAGTTCCGCCACGGCGAAGTCACCGGACTCGAGCTGGCGCAGCATATCCGCGCCGAGCTCACCGAGGTGCTCACGGTCGGCGCCGACTACAACCTGGTGTTCACGCAGAACGGCATCGCGTGCACGACCGCGTCGCTGATCGCCGCGTCGCAGGGTCGCGCGACGCTGGACGACATCACCGACGAGGATGCCGCGAGCATCCGTGACGCCCACCTCCTGCTGGCCCGCTACAACGCGTGGCAGCCCGGCGTGTTCGCTCTGTCCGGGTGGGACCTCACCGGTTCGCTGACGCTCCCGGCCGAAGAGGTGCGCTCGCTGATCGCGACCGGCGACACCCGGTGGATCGAGCGCGGCGCGCACGATCTGCTCGACGTCGATCCGGACGCGACGCGGTCGGCTGCCGGGATGCCGCGGGCCCGCGCCCTCTACGGCGCCCTGCCCGCGCAGCTCGAGGACCCGCACTCGTTCGCGTCCGGCCTCCGGCACGTGCTCGATGTCCGCCGCGCCCACGGGATCGCCGTGGCGACGCAGGTCGACATCCCCCAGGTGGCCCACCCCAGCATGCTGGTGATGGTGCACCGTCTGGACGGCGGCGACGCCGCGCTCGAGGATGCGCCGCTGCAGATCACGGTGCTCAACTTCTCCCCCGAGACGATCGACGGCACCGTGCGCTCCGACTCGCTCGTCCCGCGCAGCGGCGTGATCGACGCGGAGAGCGGCGAATCGGTCGGCCGCGTGGACGATCTGCAGAGCTTCCCGCTACAGCTCGGCCCCTACGAAGGCCGCTTCCTGATCTTCGAGGCGCCCGAGCCCGAGGAGCTGCACCCGGTCACCCGCGCCATCCACATCATCCCCACCGCCTGA
- a CDS encoding ROK family transcriptional regulator, whose protein sequence is MTETSAAPGGVGELFHLLRDGVPRTRAELSKATGLARSTIAARVDELMRTGLITPVADAASTGGRPPSQFALNPQARLVIGADIGASHAAIAVTDLSGAILAQREESIDIRQGPVPVLTWVAEAAMGLLAETGRDAADLVAMGIGVPGPVEHSTGQPVNPPIMPGWDRFDIPSWMQQHLQVPVLVDNDVNVMVLGERATAWPTTDNMMFVKVATGIGAGVISAGELQRGAQGVAGDIGHVRVARGADVPCPCGNRGCLEALASGPAIARALTAAGVPAADGDDVVDLVKHGNIDAIQAVRQAGRDIGEVLTACVSLMNPSVIAIGGSMARVGEHLIAGVREVVYTRSTPLATEHLSIVQSSAAERAAVRGASGLAIDHALSHGALFVGA, encoded by the coding sequence GTGACGGAGACATCCGCGGCCCCCGGAGGGGTGGGAGAGCTCTTCCACCTGCTGCGCGACGGGGTGCCGCGCACACGCGCGGAGCTGTCGAAGGCGACCGGCCTCGCCAGATCCACCATCGCCGCGCGGGTCGACGAGCTGATGCGCACCGGCCTCATCACACCCGTCGCCGACGCCGCCTCCACCGGAGGACGCCCGCCGTCGCAGTTCGCCCTCAACCCGCAGGCACGCCTGGTGATCGGCGCGGACATCGGCGCGTCGCACGCCGCCATCGCCGTCACCGACCTCTCCGGCGCGATCCTCGCCCAGCGCGAGGAGTCGATCGACATCCGGCAGGGGCCGGTCCCGGTGCTGACGTGGGTGGCCGAAGCGGCGATGGGTCTCCTCGCCGAGACCGGTCGTGATGCCGCCGACCTCGTGGCGATGGGCATCGGGGTGCCGGGGCCCGTCGAGCACTCCACCGGGCAGCCGGTGAACCCGCCGATCATGCCCGGATGGGACCGCTTCGACATCCCGTCGTGGATGCAGCAGCACCTGCAGGTGCCGGTGCTCGTCGACAACGACGTGAACGTGATGGTGCTGGGCGAGCGCGCCACGGCGTGGCCCACCACCGACAACATGATGTTCGTGAAGGTCGCGACCGGCATCGGGGCGGGCGTCATCTCCGCGGGCGAGCTGCAGCGCGGTGCGCAGGGCGTCGCGGGAGACATCGGCCACGTCCGCGTCGCCCGCGGGGCGGACGTGCCCTGCCCGTGCGGCAACCGCGGCTGCCTCGAGGCCCTCGCCTCGGGCCCCGCCATCGCGCGGGCGCTCACCGCGGCCGGTGTTCCCGCGGCGGACGGGGACGACGTCGTCGACCTCGTCAAACACGGCAACATCGACGCGATCCAGGCCGTCCGCCAGGCGGGGCGCGACATCGGCGAGGTGCTGACGGCCTGCGTCAGCCTGATGAACCCGTCCGTCATCGCGATCGGCGGCTCCATGGCCCGCGTCGGGGAGCACCTCATCGCGGGGGTGCGCGAGGTCGTCTACACGCGCTCGACCCCGCTGGCGACCGAGCATCTCTCGATCGTGCAGTCCTCGGCCGCCGAGCGCGCGGCCGTGCGAGGAGCGAGCGGCCTGGCGATCGACCACGCCCTCTCGCACGGCGCGCTGTTCGTCGGTGCCTGA
- a CDS encoding substrate-binding domain-containing protein: MRSLRTHRARVVVAGVAALAAVGLLAGCTAGSTSAEESVDQGTTSEENAATGDTVTIGFSGPAADHGWLGAINSGALAAAAKYPDVTLQAAEGTNDVTAQIAAVETFINDKVDAIVLLPSDGAALTEVAIKAMQAGIPVINVDREFSSPFAARSTVLGDNYGMGVSAGTYICEQLGDKPGAVVAEIAGIDSLPLTQDRSAGFKDALSDCGLDVSARVAADFTVQGGEAAASQLLSANPQIDAIWNHDDDQGIGVLAAITSAGRDEFIMVGGAGSKNAMEAIQADDSVLKATIIYPSTQAADGIALARLIAQGKTASDLITPSVPNRIVLDAPVVTKDNVADFIDLAFES, encoded by the coding sequence ATGCGTTCACTGCGCACCCACCGCGCACGCGTCGTCGTCGCCGGAGTCGCGGCGCTGGCCGCCGTCGGCCTGCTGGCCGGCTGCACGGCCGGAAGCACCAGCGCCGAAGAGAGCGTCGACCAGGGCACCACCAGCGAGGAGAACGCCGCGACCGGAGACACGGTCACCATCGGCTTCTCCGGACCGGCCGCCGACCACGGCTGGCTCGGCGCCATCAACTCCGGCGCGCTGGCCGCCGCTGCGAAGTATCCCGACGTCACCCTGCAGGCCGCAGAGGGCACGAACGACGTCACCGCCCAGATCGCCGCCGTCGAGACCTTCATCAACGACAAGGTCGACGCGATCGTGCTGCTTCCGAGCGACGGCGCCGCCCTCACCGAGGTCGCGATCAAGGCGATGCAGGCCGGCATCCCGGTCATCAACGTCGACCGGGAGTTCAGCAGCCCGTTCGCCGCCCGCTCCACCGTTCTCGGCGACAACTACGGCATGGGCGTCAGCGCCGGCACCTACATCTGCGAGCAGCTCGGCGACAAGCCGGGCGCCGTCGTGGCGGAGATCGCGGGCATCGACTCCCTGCCGCTCACGCAGGACCGCTCGGCCGGGTTCAAGGACGCCCTGAGCGACTGCGGACTCGACGTCTCGGCCCGCGTCGCGGCCGACTTCACCGTGCAGGGCGGTGAGGCCGCGGCCTCGCAGCTGCTGTCGGCGAACCCGCAGATCGACGCGATCTGGAACCACGACGACGACCAGGGCATCGGAGTGCTCGCCGCCATCACCTCGGCGGGTCGCGACGAGTTCATCATGGTCGGCGGTGCCGGCTCGAAGAACGCCATGGAGGCCATCCAGGCCGACGACTCGGTGCTGAAGGCGACGATCATCTACCCGTCGACGCAGGCCGCCGACGGCATCGCGCTCGCGCGCCTCATCGCCCAGGGCAAGACGGCGAGCGACCTGATCACCCCGAGCGTGCCGAACCGCATCGTGCTGGACGCGCCCGTCGTGACCAAGGACAACGTCGCGGACTTCATCGACCTCGCGTTCGAGTCCTGA
- a CDS encoding sugar phosphate isomerase/epimerase family protein has translation MARPITLFTGQWADLPLEEVARLAAGWGYDGLELACWGDHLDPWRWDEPGYAEAKLELLERYGLKVWAISNHLKGQAVCDDPIDHRHRDILSDRVWGDGDPEGVRRRAAEEMKNTARLAAKLGVKTVVGFTGSSIWKYVAMFPPVSQEAVDAGYQDFADRWNPILDVFDEVGVRFAHEVHPSEIAYDYWTTVRTLEAIGHRPAFGLNWDPSHFMWQQLDPVDFILEFTDLIYHVDCKDVKLNVGNGRNGRLGSHLAWADLRRGWDFVSTGRGDVPWEESFRALNAIGYDGPISVEWEDAGMDRLLGAPEALEFVRRNAFAAPTAAFDAAFSAR, from the coding sequence ATGGCGCGACCGATCACCCTCTTCACCGGCCAGTGGGCCGACCTCCCGCTCGAGGAGGTGGCGCGCCTGGCCGCCGGCTGGGGCTATGACGGGCTCGAGCTCGCGTGCTGGGGAGATCACCTCGACCCGTGGCGCTGGGACGAGCCCGGCTACGCGGAGGCGAAGCTCGAGCTGCTGGAGCGGTATGGCCTCAAGGTGTGGGCGATCTCCAACCACCTCAAGGGCCAGGCCGTCTGCGACGATCCGATCGACCACCGCCACCGCGACATCCTGAGCGACCGAGTGTGGGGTGACGGCGACCCCGAGGGCGTGCGCCGGCGCGCCGCGGAGGAGATGAAGAACACCGCTCGTCTCGCCGCGAAGCTCGGGGTGAAGACCGTGGTCGGCTTCACCGGGTCGAGCATCTGGAAGTACGTGGCGATGTTCCCGCCGGTCTCGCAGGAGGCGGTGGATGCCGGCTACCAGGACTTCGCCGACCGCTGGAACCCGATCCTCGACGTCTTCGACGAGGTCGGCGTGCGCTTCGCCCACGAGGTGCACCCCAGCGAGATCGCCTACGACTACTGGACCACCGTCCGAACGCTGGAGGCCATCGGCCACCGCCCGGCGTTCGGCCTGAACTGGGATCCGTCGCACTTCATGTGGCAGCAGCTCGACCCGGTGGACTTCATCCTCGAGTTCACGGACCTGATCTACCACGTGGACTGCAAGGACGTGAAGCTCAACGTCGGCAACGGGCGCAACGGCCGGCTCGGATCCCACCTGGCGTGGGCGGATCTGCGTCGCGGCTGGGACTTCGTGTCGACGGGGCGAGGGGACGTGCCGTGGGAGGAGTCGTTCCGCGCCCTGAACGCCATCGGCTACGACGGTCCCATCTCGGTCGAGTGGGAGGACGCGGGGATGGACCGGCTCCTCGGCGCTCCGGAGGCGCTGGAGTTCGTCCGGCGCAACGCGTTCGCAGCCCCGACGGCCGCTTTCGACGCCGCTTTCAGCGCCCGCTGA